Proteins encoded by one window of Teretinema zuelzerae:
- a CDS encoding M15 family metallopeptidase, giving the protein MLSVFAFPLLFSSCFAESSGVQPVAQPAAERRVFAAPASLPSGIVDAINSDQAAFLRDLEAVLAADTENLLVLVDKNHALPADFVPDALVPLGAGRSYQVSRGGFSLTASAESALERMAQTAKRDGITLLVSSTYRSFDYQKTVYERIVREIGQAEADRESARPGTSQHQLGTAADFGSITDAFAETQAGKWLASHAHEYGWSLSFPNGYEQTTGYRWESWHYRYIGEQAAAFQRKWFLDIQQYMIEFIDGWKKSGAPSAD; this is encoded by the coding sequence ATGTTATCAGTTTTTGCTTTTCCGCTGTTGTTTTCCTCCTGCTTCGCCGAATCATCCGGCGTTCAGCCGGTCGCCCAACCTGCCGCGGAAAGACGGGTGTTCGCCGCTCCGGCTTCTTTGCCGAGCGGTATCGTCGACGCGATTAATTCCGATCAAGCCGCCTTCTTGCGCGATCTGGAGGCGGTTCTCGCCGCAGACACGGAGAATCTTCTCGTTCTCGTAGACAAGAATCACGCGCTTCCCGCGGATTTCGTGCCGGATGCTCTTGTGCCTCTGGGAGCAGGAAGATCGTATCAGGTTTCGCGCGGAGGATTTTCGCTTACCGCATCAGCTGAATCGGCACTCGAGCGGATGGCGCAGACGGCTAAGCGGGACGGGATCACACTTCTCGTCAGTTCAACCTACCGCTCCTTCGACTATCAAAAAACCGTGTACGAAAGAATTGTGCGCGAGATCGGACAGGCCGAGGCGGACAGAGAATCTGCGAGGCCGGGGACGAGCCAGCACCAGCTCGGAACCGCGGCTGATTTCGGCTCCATAACCGACGCCTTCGCGGAGACACAGGCCGGTAAATGGCTTGCTTCCCACGCGCACGAGTACGGGTGGAGTCTTTCGTTTCCGAACGGCTACGAGCAGACGACCGGGTATCGGTGGGAATCCTGGCATTATCGGTATATCGGCGAGCAAGCCGCCGCTTTTCAACGGAAATGGTTTTTAGATATTCAGCAGTATATGATCGAGTTCATCGATGGGTGGAAAAAGTCGGGAGCTCCTTCCGCGGACTGA
- a CDS encoding MATE family efflux transporter, whose amino-acid sequence MTEHDSRIRVLAEEPVLKAIMTMAIPVMLGMFVQVFYNMVDTFFIGKLNDVDQLAAASIGFPFFMLMMAIGGVLGVGTSSVVSRYLGMKKMKEAGEAVSLSLILILAAGIIVTAITASAIDPVVAMIGAKGSVAGPTKDYLLPLMISSIVIIGNFAVGIILRSEGAAMQAMTGMMVGTVVNIVLDPVMIFVFDMKIAGAAWATVIGNLAGLIYYLSCYFGKSIIKIKFTRNIFRLDYFREILSIGIPSGLNQALMSVAGIFLNNLAAGYGPVILAAMGVSQRLSSLIILLLIGLATGCQPLYGYNYGAKNKKRLISILKTSMTLGVGIGSVLLAVFTIFGKPAIAVFTSIPEVVAEGVFILRAMTIAAPIIGINMICMNSLQAFGKAMPSLIISAGRQGLFYIPLLFTLNALFGYHGLVFTQAIVEVLTAIAASLMLRHVLRTDEHLRA is encoded by the coding sequence ATGACTGAACACGACTCACGGATACGGGTACTGGCCGAGGAGCCGGTACTGAAGGCGATTATGACCATGGCGATACCCGTCATGCTCGGAATGTTCGTACAGGTTTTCTACAACATGGTAGACACCTTTTTCATAGGAAAATTGAACGATGTCGATCAGCTCGCGGCCGCGAGCATCGGTTTTCCCTTTTTCATGCTTATGATGGCGATAGGAGGCGTTCTCGGAGTGGGAACCTCCTCAGTGGTGTCGCGCTATCTCGGCATGAAAAAAATGAAGGAAGCCGGCGAGGCAGTATCTCTTTCATTGATACTGATTCTCGCGGCGGGAATCATCGTTACAGCAATCACGGCGTCCGCTATCGATCCGGTCGTCGCGATGATCGGAGCGAAAGGATCGGTCGCCGGGCCGACAAAGGACTATCTGCTTCCACTGATGATTTCCTCGATCGTCATCATCGGCAATTTCGCGGTCGGAATCATACTCCGCTCGGAAGGAGCCGCGATGCAGGCGATGACCGGCATGATGGTCGGAACGGTCGTAAACATAGTCCTCGATCCGGTGATGATCTTCGTTTTTGATATGAAGATAGCGGGCGCCGCATGGGCCACGGTCATCGGAAACCTCGCAGGACTGATCTACTATCTTTCCTGCTACTTCGGGAAATCAATCATCAAAATCAAATTCACGCGGAACATATTCCGCCTGGACTATTTCAGGGAGATTTTGTCTATCGGCATACCGTCCGGACTGAACCAGGCTCTCATGTCGGTTGCGGGTATATTTCTGAATAACCTCGCGGCGGGCTACGGACCCGTGATTCTCGCGGCAATGGGCGTTTCGCAGCGCTTATCAAGCCTCATCATCCTTCTATTGATAGGTTTGGCGACCGGATGCCAGCCTCTGTACGGGTATAATTACGGCGCAAAAAACAAGAAACGTCTGATTTCGATACTGAAAACCAGCATGACGCTCGGAGTCGGCATAGGATCGGTACTTTTGGCGGTTTTCACGATATTCGGAAAGCCTGCTATCGCTGTTTTCACCTCGATTCCGGAGGTCGTCGCCGAGGGAGTGTTCATTCTGCGCGCCATGACCATCGCGGCGCCGATCATCGGCATCAACATGATCTGCATGAACAGCCTCCAGGCGTTCGGAAAGGCGATGCCGTCGCTCATCATCTCGGCCGGACGGCAGGGTCTTTTCTACATCCCCCTGTTGTTCACCCTGAACGCCCTCTTCGGCTACCACGGACTCGTTTTCACCCAGGCGATCGTGGAAGTACTCACGGCGATAGCCGCGAGCCTGATGCTTCGGCATGTATTGCGCACTGACGAACACCTGAGAGCTTAG
- a CDS encoding cation diffusion facilitator family transporter, producing MDRMKTLRTAAIIAIAGNLVLALAKLAAGTITGSLAVLGDGIDSSTDVCISVLTLMVGFYINQPSDKEHPWGHRRAETLATLTVAFIIMYAGIQLFLSSLGQLFDPSPRQAPGFLALSVTLFSAAGKLLLAFSQYSLGKKAQSAIILANAKNMTNDILISASIFIGLGASKLFHLPFLDPLTALLVSVWVIRSAFIILKEQNLELMDGTGDDETYRSLFSAVTAVEGAGNPHRARIRKIGGAWDIDLDIEVEASLTVREAHDIAQKVEEEIRRRIQDVYDIMVHVEPAGCGEHDEQYGLTEKDLGAGC from the coding sequence ATGGACCGGATGAAAACTCTCAGAACCGCCGCGATCATCGCGATTGCGGGGAATCTCGTTCTGGCGCTCGCAAAGCTTGCGGCGGGAACGATTACCGGAAGCCTCGCGGTTTTGGGAGACGGCATCGATTCATCCACCGACGTCTGCATCTCCGTGCTTACCCTCATGGTGGGCTTCTACATCAACCAGCCCTCCGACAAGGAACACCCCTGGGGCCACCGGAGAGCTGAAACGCTCGCGACGCTGACAGTCGCCTTCATCATCATGTACGCCGGCATCCAGCTCTTTCTTTCGTCCTTGGGCCAGCTCTTCGATCCTTCTCCCCGACAGGCGCCCGGCTTTCTCGCTCTTTCGGTCACGCTTTTTTCGGCCGCGGGAAAGCTCTTGCTGGCGTTCAGCCAATACTCCCTGGGCAAAAAAGCGCAAAGCGCGATCATTCTCGCGAACGCGAAAAACATGACTAACGATATCCTCATTTCAGCGTCCATCTTCATAGGACTCGGCGCCTCGAAGCTTTTTCACCTTCCGTTTCTCGACCCGCTCACCGCGCTCCTGGTGAGCGTATGGGTCATTCGCTCCGCGTTCATTATCCTCAAGGAACAGAACCTGGAGCTCATGGACGGAACAGGCGACGATGAAACGTACCGAAGCCTCTTCAGCGCGGTTACGGCAGTCGAGGGAGCGGGAAATCCGCATCGCGCGAGAATCAGAAAAATCGGGGGAGCCTGGGACATCGACCTCGACATAGAGGTCGAGGCTTCGCTGACCGTCAGAGAAGCGCACGACATCGCGCAAAAGGTTGAAGAAGAAATCAGACGCAGAATTCAGGACGTCTACGATATCATGGTCCACGTAGAACCCGCCGGCTGCGGCGAACACGACGAACAATACGGATTGACGGAAAAAGACCTCGGCGCCGGCTGCTGA
- the ltaE gene encoding low-specificity L-threonine aldolase: MKHIDLRSDTVTWPTPEMRTAMAAAEVGDDVYGDDPVTVELEKYAASLAGKEAALFVPSGTFGNQLALFTHCPRGSEAILDEDCHIVQHEAGGAAVIAGVQLRAIACGGESLKAAEVQKRIRVGDDIHEPKTSLICIENAHSNGKAMKMEELQDLRRCADRFHIPVHMDGARLFNAASALGVQAREITQYADSVMFCLSKGLCAPAGSILAGSRKFIEEARRKRKIMGGGMRQTGILAAAGLVALKEMRTRLDEDHENARRLAELLAKIPGIMIAGDRLQINMVFFRHEKADSYDGEAFVEHMKERNILINPAGPDGSYRFVTHYWIKREHLQIIADAVKDFYTQD, from the coding sequence ATGAAGCACATAGATCTTAGAAGCGATACAGTCACCTGGCCAACGCCCGAAATGAGAACAGCAATGGCGGCCGCGGAGGTAGGCGACGATGTATACGGAGACGATCCGGTAACAGTCGAGCTTGAAAAATACGCGGCGAGTTTGGCCGGGAAAGAAGCGGCCCTTTTTGTGCCGTCCGGAACTTTCGGCAACCAGCTTGCCCTCTTCACCCACTGTCCGAGAGGCAGCGAAGCGATATTGGACGAGGACTGCCATATAGTACAGCATGAAGCCGGCGGAGCGGCGGTCATTGCCGGAGTACAGCTCCGCGCGATCGCCTGCGGAGGGGAATCCCTGAAAGCGGCTGAAGTGCAAAAAAGAATCCGGGTCGGAGACGACATTCACGAGCCGAAAACCTCGCTCATCTGCATAGAAAACGCCCACTCGAACGGAAAGGCGATGAAGATGGAGGAGCTCCAGGATCTTCGCCGCTGCGCCGACCGCTTTCATATTCCCGTGCATATGGACGGAGCCCGTCTCTTCAACGCCGCGAGCGCTCTAGGCGTTCAGGCGAGAGAAATCACCCAATATGCCGACTCGGTCATGTTCTGCCTTTCCAAGGGCCTGTGCGCGCCGGCGGGATCGATACTCGCCGGCTCGCGGAAATTCATCGAGGAAGCGCGGCGCAAGCGCAAAATCATGGGAGGCGGAATGCGCCAGACCGGCATTCTGGCGGCCGCCGGACTTGTGGCGCTCAAGGAAATGAGAACCCGGCTCGACGAAGACCATGAAAACGCCCGGCGATTGGCCGAACTTCTCGCGAAAATTCCGGGGATCATGATAGCCGGGGACCGGCTCCAGATTAACATGGTGTTCTTCCGCCACGAAAAAGCCGATTCCTACGACGGAGAAGCCTTCGTGGAACACATGAAGGAACGCAACATTCTGATCAATCCGGCCGGTCCGGACGGAAGCTATCGCTTCGTCACCCATTACTGGATTAAACGGGAACACCTTCAGATAATCGCCGACGCGGTGAAAGACTTCTACACTCAGGACTGA
- a CDS encoding HAD family hydrolase: MHRETIAFFDVDQTICRRNATLAFIVVCIIRGYIRFWYLLAAPFLLIAYRFFSLEVESLFKLSLPKLTGITRKQFEEVGRTAYSAYLKKHMHPGALREIAELRKNGVRVILATSSPFEAVYPVAQECGVSSADLISTQFSYTNGVFDGKLVGVPVYSKFKSEIITSFARMGGTDLHYCSFYSDSVHDLPLLEKVGRPVAANPDSRLKKIARRRGWAVKDFSK; the protein is encoded by the coding sequence ATGCACCGCGAAACCATTGCCTTTTTCGACGTGGATCAAACCATTTGCCGAAGAAACGCGACTCTTGCTTTTATCGTCGTCTGCATCATTCGCGGCTATATACGTTTCTGGTATCTGCTTGCGGCCCCGTTTCTGCTGATCGCGTACCGTTTTTTCAGCCTGGAAGTAGAAAGCCTGTTCAAGCTGAGCCTTCCGAAACTGACCGGCATCACCCGCAAACAGTTCGAGGAAGTCGGGCGGACCGCCTATTCAGCGTATCTGAAAAAACACATGCATCCAGGCGCGCTTCGGGAAATCGCAGAATTGAGGAAAAACGGAGTCCGCGTCATTCTCGCGACCTCCAGCCCCTTCGAGGCTGTGTACCCTGTGGCGCAGGAGTGCGGAGTCAGTTCGGCTGATCTCATCTCCACGCAGTTTTCCTATACGAACGGAGTTTTCGACGGCAAGCTTGTCGGCGTTCCGGTGTATTCGAAATTCAAATCGGAAATAATCACCTCTTTCGCCCGGATGGGCGGAACCGACCTTCATTATTGCTCTTTCTATTCGGACAGCGTCCACGATCTGCCTCTTTTGGAAAAAGTAGGCCGTCCGGTGGCCGCGAATCCCGACAGCCGCTTAAAAAAAATCGCCCGCCGCAGAGGATGGGCAGTCAAGGATTTTTCAAAATGA